GTCGTCTCTATGGTTCTCTTGCTCCCAACAGCAGCCTTTTCCGCCTTGTTCACCTTCAAAGCCTTAATCTCGCCTACAATCACTTTAACTACTCCCAAATCCCGTCCCAGGTAAGTAATCTTTCAAGACTCGCGTATCTCAATCTCTCTGCGTCTATGTTTTCGGGTCAAATTCCATCACAAATTTCACAATTATCACACTTGACATCCCTTGATCTGTCCGACAACTATGATCTCTATTCTGGAAAACAGCTTTTGAAACTCGAGTCTGGCCTAATAAGCCTATTTGGAAATTTGACTCGCCTACAAAGGCTTCATTTAAACTATGTGAACATAAGCTCTGTGGTGCCTCGTATCTTGGCAAGTTTGTCATCTTTGACGTCCATCCATCTTCAATATTGTGGATTGCAAGGAAATATTCCAGTAGGCATATTTAAGCTACCAAATTTGAAGGTTCTTGATGTGGCTTACAATGAAGGTCTCACTGGTTATTTGTCTGAGTTCACATGGACTAGCCCCCTTGAGGTTTTGAACCTCGCATACACAAGTTTTTTAGGTGAGATACCCACTTCAATAGGAAACCTGGGCTCCCTGAATAAGTTGGATTTGCGAAGTTGCAACTTTTCGGGGTTCATTCCCTCTTCACTTGGTAACCTCACAAGCCTCATTTATCTTGAGATTTCAAATAATTCTTTCGTGGGTAAGATCCCATCATCAATTGGAAACCTCATCCAACTCTCCGTTCTAGATCTCTTCATCAATCAATTGATAGGTCGAATCCCGTTTGAACTTGGAAATCTAACACAACTAAGTTACCTTTCTCTAGGCTATAACCTACTTGAGGGAGAAATTCCTTTCCCTCTAATGAATCTCACAAAGTTAACTTCATTAGAACTTGGGAACAACAACCTTCAAGGTCGAATTCCAGATTCAATCTTTAATCTCAAGAATCTTAAGTACCTTGATCTTGCTAGTAACACCTTTAGTGGCAGTGTGGAGTTTGGCAAGTTTGTTAAGctcaaatatttaacttttttgcGTCTATCGAATAATCAATTATACGTAGAAGATGCCAGTGCCAATGCGAGTCTGCCGAAGTTCCAGCTTTTGGGATTATCTTCGTGCAACTTGAACAAGTTTCCAGATTTCGTAAAAAATCAAGATCGATTAGTGTGTTTAGATCTGTCCAACAACAACATCCATGGCATGTTACCGGAATGGATCTGGGACACGAGCAAATTGAGTCTTGTGTCTCTTTGCCTTTCGAAAAACTTTATAACAAGCTTGGGTCAATATCCAATGCCTCTTCCATGGACTCGTCTTCGTGGTTTGGACCTCAGGTCTAATTTGCTTCAAGGGTCACTTCCCATTCCACCAGCCACCATTGCTCATTATTATATTTCAAACAACTCACTGACTGGAAATATTTCGGAATTGATTTGCATTCTCACTTCTATTCGAGTCCTTGATTTGGCAAAAAACAACTTGAGTGGTTCACTTCCTAGATGTATGCAAAACTTTGGTGCTTCTCTCTTAGTGATTGACCTGGAAAGGAACAAATTTCGAGGAAGCATTCCACAAACATGGATACAAGGAACCGAGTTAAGGATAATCAATTTCAGACAGAACAGATTCCAAGGACAGTTACCAAGATCGTTGGTCAAGTGCATGAGGTTGGAGGTTGCTGACTTCAGTAACAATAAATTGCATGATTTATTTCCCTCTTGGTTGGAAAATCTTCCAAATCTAAAGGTTCTCAATTTGCGCTCAAACAACTTCCACGGTCAGATAGGAGCTTCGAAAGCTGGCTATAAGTTTCCCAACTTGCGAGTCATTGACCTTTCCCTCAATGGTTTTTCTGGGAAACTgccatttgaaatttttggaaatTGGAAGCAGCCTCGTGAATTTGCTAATTCagatattttgtcatatatcCAAGTAAACTCATCTATCGTACCACAAAgatttttgtgtaattcttgGCTCTATGATTATAATTACACCATGACAATGACAAATAAGGGAGTCGCTGTCTTTTACGAGAAGGTCCTAGAATTATTCAAAGCCATTGATATCTCGAGCAACAGATTTGGTGGAGAGATTCCAGAATCCATTGAAAATTTAAGGGGGTTTCGTTTGCTCAATCTTTCTAATAATGTTCTCACAGGCCACATCCCACCATCATTAGCAAATCTTACAGAGCTGGAATCATTAGACCTTTCTAAAAACAACTTCTCTGGGGAGATACCACAGCAACTAACACAACTCACCTTCTTGGAATTTTTCAATGTTTCAAACAATCTTCTCACAGGACCTATACCACAAGGGGACCAGTTTGGTACATTTGGAAACAATTCATTTGAGGGGAATTCCGGGCTATGTGGTAGACCTCTCTCAAAGAACTGTGAGGATTCTAATGCTTATTTGCCAGCACCTCCTTCAATCTCTGTAGATCAAAGTCAAGAATCGGGATCTGCATTTGAATTTGGTTGGGAAATTCTTGTGGTAGTTGTGGTAGGTTATGCATTTGGACAAGTTGTTGGAGTGACAATTGGGCATATTGTGATTACAAGAAAACATGATTGGTTCATGAACATCTTTGGAAAAAATTCCTTCCTTATAACCTCTATTTTGTTTTGCGGTTGCGTGGTCTTGAGTGTAATCGTCTTTTGGCTCTATTTGaagtagagaaatactttagtcagaagtagattatacaaaaataatccaATAACCTGATGTGGTTTATCAGATTACGAAGTTACTTTTTATAAGGTagatttttgtgtaattatttttatagctgTATTGctactttaaataataaatgttgcagcagattttatatataattttctgtgtaaaatttctaatttatgAAATTCTGTAGAAGTTTTACAAATATCAATTGACGTCCCACTTGCATGTTCTCCCTCAATCAATCTCGGTAACGTTTACTTTTTGAATGAAATCTTTCATTCCGTGTTAAGATCTGGAACTCAAAAAGCTAACTAAACTACTTGAAAATTTAATCCACCTTCAAAATCTTCATTTGTCAACGATTAAGTACCCGTCTTGATCATATCTGGCTTATTTTGGtcatttaaagaaaaacaaaagaaaataccaTGGGTTTCAACTTCAAGAAGCAAGCCGTAAATTAacataaaccaataaaattgaTTCTTTCATGATCAACCTGTCATCTACAACCTAAAAGACACGCAATGTCAGCGCCAATAGATACCCGATCTTTGCCTCCATCCATGTCAACTTAGGACCACTTTTACGATATTTATTCTCACATTGCTTGCAATTACAACCAAAATTCAGATGGAGGTGCATTTTGACACAAGGATGGAACAATTATTTTCCTTCAAAATACAAAACTTGAGGCCCCCTGTTTTTCACTTTTGATGGAGAAATTTTACAAGAAAAGCTTGAGGGGCCCTGTTAATTGACCATTTATGTGCTGTATCTTTCT
This is a stretch of genomic DNA from Carya illinoinensis cultivar Pawnee chromosome 3, C.illinoinensisPawnee_v1, whole genome shotgun sequence. It encodes these proteins:
- the LOC122304999 gene encoding receptor-like protein 6, with translation MLAYASSFTEILCRVDESAALLQFKESFVIINQSKSHDPSAYPKVSSWTLEGDNRDCCLWDGVECDEDTDHVIGLDLSSGRLYGSLAPNSSLFRLVHLQSLNLAYNHFNYSQIPSQVSNLSRLAYLNLSASMFSGQIPSQISQLSHLTSLDLSDNYDLYSGKQLLKLESGLISLFGNLTRLQRLHLNYVNISSVVPRILASLSSLTSIHLQYCGLQGNIPVGIFKLPNLKVLDVAYNEGLTGYLSEFTWTSPLEVLNLAYTSFLGEIPTSIGNLGSLNKLDLRSCNFSGFIPSSLGNLTSLIYLEISNNSFVGKIPSSIGNLIQLSVLDLFINQLIGRIPFELGNLTQLSYLSLGYNLLEGEIPFPLMNLTKLTSLELGNNNLQGRIPDSIFNLKNLKYLDLASNTFSGSVEFGKFVKLKYLTFLRLSNNQLYVEDASANASLPKFQLLGLSSCNLNKFPDFVKNQDRLVCLDLSNNNIHGMLPEWIWDTSKLSLVSLCLSKNFITSLGQYPMPLPWTRLRGLDLRSNLLQGSLPIPPATIAHYYISNNSLTGNISELICILTSIRVLDLAKNNLSGSLPRCMQNFGASLLVIDLERNKFRGSIPQTWIQGTELRIINFRQNRFQGQLPRSLVKCMRLEVADFSNNKLHDLFPSWLENLPNLKVLNLRSNNFHGQIGASKAGYKFPNLRVIDLSLNGFSGKLPFEIFGNWKQPREFANSDILSYIQVNSSIVPQRFLCNSWLYDYNYTMTMTNKGVAVFYEKVLELFKAIDISSNRFGGEIPESIENLRGFRLLNLSNNVLTGHIPPSLANLTELESLDLSKNNFSGEIPQQLTQLTFLEFFNVSNNLLTGPIPQGDQFGTFGNNSFEGNSGLCGRPLSKNCEDSNAYLPAPPSISVDQSQESGSAFEFGWEILVVVVVGYAFGQVVGVTIGHIVITRKHDWFMNIFGKNSFLITSILFCGCVVLSVIVFWLYLK